Within the Pseudomonas fulva genome, the region TGCGGGCGTTTTATCTCTGGCACGAGATGAACGCCCAGGCCCCGCTGCGGTTCGGCAAGCCCCTGAGCAATACCCGCAGCCATATCGCCGGGAGCCTCAAGCTCGAGGGCGCCCAGGCCTTGTCCCGGCAAATGACGGCCGCCTTCGCCGACATGCGCCGTGACGGCAGTTGGCAGCGTATTCTCGCCAGTTATCTGGGCCTGGATCGGTCGCGGGCTTTGCTGTCGGACGGCTGGTGAGTCATGCTAGCGCCCTGAAACCCTGAGGAGCGCTTGATGAAGTACATCCACCAGCGCGAGCACCTCAACGAGGATGACCTGGTCATCATCGAATGCTCGCAACCCTGCAATATCCGCCTGATGAACGATGCGAACTTTCGCAGCTTCAAGAATGGTGGCCGTCACACCTATCACGGCGGCGCATTCGACAAGTTCCCGGCCAAGATCACCGTACCCAGTAGCGGCTTCTGGAACATCACCCTCGACACCGTGACCCGCAAGGCGATCAGCGTGACGCGCAAGCCGACCCTCAAGCACTCGATCAAGATCGTCAGGCGTTCGTCGTCGCATCTATCTTGAGTGCTGGCCAGCTGGCTTTTCCGCTAGGCGCATTTGTCGGCAAGTGCTGCTTCGATGGTGGCGGAGTCAGTCCGCTTCCGCGCTGACCGCGCCCAGGCAAACCAGCCGGTGGCCATCGATCAGCCAGCTGTCGTCGCCAGCCTCGTATTCAGCCTCCATCACCGCGTTGTAGCTGAACTGCCAGCGTTTGCGGTCGCGGCCGTCCTGGGCCTCGATGGTCAGCACCACGGCTTCGCTGGCGAACGGCTGATCCGCCTCGGCGGCCGCGTCGGCCTGGTCGAGAAGTTCGTCGTCGAGCTGGAAGTCGAACGCATGCAGGCCGTCGATGACCAGCATGTCGGCGGTTTCCAGCCCGTCGAGCAAATAGGGTTGCTCACTCATTCGTCATACCCCAGGTTGGGCGCCAGCCAGCGTTCGCTGACGGCGATGTCCTGCGCCTTGCGCTCGGTGTAGCGCTCGATCTGATCCTTGTCGACCTTGCCCACGGCGAAATACTGCGCCTCGGGGTGGGCGAAGTACCAGCCGGACACCGCTGCCGCCGGGAACATGGCGTAGTGCTCGGTAAGGAACACGCCGCTCGTGCCGGCCTTGTTGTAGTCGGCCTCGGGGTCGAGCAGTTTGAACAGCGTGCCTTTCTCGGTGTGGTCCGGGCAGGCCGGGTAGCCGGGGGCCGGGCGGATGCCCTTGTACTGCTCGCGGATCAGCGCCTCGTTGTCCAGCTGTTCGTCCGCCGCGTAACCCCAGTGCTCCTTGCGCACCCGCTCGTGCAGCCACTCGGCGCAGGCTTCGGCGAGGCGGTCGGCCAGGGCCTTGACCATGATCGCGTTGTAGTCGTCGCCCTTGTCTTGGTAAGCCTTGGCCACTTCCTCGGCGCCGATGCCGGCGGTGGTGATAAAGCCACCGACGTAATCCGTAATGCCGCTTTCCTTCGGCGCGACGAAGTCGGCCAGGGACAGGTTCGGTTTGCCGTCCGGCTTGATGGTCTGCTGACGCAGGTGGTGCAGGGTGGCGAGTTGCTCGCCGTTGTCGCCGTAGACTTCGATATCGTCGTCACGCACCTGATTGGCCGGCCAGAAACCGAACACGGCGCGGGCCTTGATCAGTTTCTCGTCGATCAGCTTGCGCAGCATCGCCTGGGCATCGTTGAACAGGCTGGTGGCCGCCTCACCGACCACTTCGTCGGTGAGGATGCGCGGGTACTTGCCGGCCAGGTCCCAGGAGATGAAGAACGGCGTCCAGTCGATGTACT harbors:
- a CDS encoding DUF1883 domain-containing protein; amino-acid sequence: MKYIHQREHLNEDDLVIIECSQPCNIRLMNDANFRSFKNGGRHTYHGGAFDKFPAKITVPSSGFWNITLDTVTRKAISVTRKPTLKHSIKIVRRSSSHLS
- a CDS encoding DUF5629 family protein, with the translated sequence MSEQPYLLDGLETADMLVIDGLHAFDFQLDDELLDQADAAAEADQPFASEAVVLTIEAQDGRDRKRWQFSYNAVMEAEYEAGDDSWLIDGHRLVCLGAVSAEAD